The proteins below come from a single Burkholderia contaminans genomic window:
- a CDS encoding M17 family peptidase N-terminal domain-containing protein has protein sequence MVLRQIIGSWRDVTFEVAAWDGVGAQVDLSCGCMFAREAAGEGPTGGLRHLDLALSGALTGLRREGYFLAAPMETLLISRPPAGIEAGSLLLVGLGEPASWTIAVTANAAATAARTAMQQGARSVAFAPSVLDGGLATAATEGMPEVMVMAVLATIATRYRIAELGLAALPSLRHWVFDVGASRFDGAVEHFGNALATALSQRPK, from the coding sequence ATGGTTCTTCGACAGATCATCGGCAGTTGGCGTGATGTGACCTTCGAGGTTGCTGCATGGGATGGCGTGGGTGCACAGGTCGATCTTTCATGTGGTTGCATGTTTGCTCGCGAGGCGGCAGGTGAGGGGCCGACGGGCGGACTACGCCATCTCGACCTCGCGCTTTCAGGGGCGCTCACTGGGTTGCGGCGCGAAGGTTACTTTCTGGCAGCGCCGATGGAAACGCTGTTGATCAGCCGCCCACCCGCGGGCATCGAGGCGGGTAGCCTGCTACTGGTCGGGCTTGGTGAACCCGCAAGCTGGACGATTGCCGTAACCGCGAATGCCGCCGCCACGGCGGCCCGAACGGCGATGCAGCAGGGTGCGCGGAGTGTAGCTTTCGCGCCGAGCGTACTCGACGGCGGGTTGGCGACCGCAGCCACCGAAGGGATGCCGGAAGTCATGGTGATGGCTGTGCTGGCCACGATAGCCACACGGTACCGGATCGCGGAACTGGGGCTTGCTGCGTTACCTTCACTGCGGCATTGGGTTTTCGATGTAGGTGCGTCGCGCTTCGACGGGGCCGTCGAACACTTCGGAAACGCGCTTGCGACCGCCCTGTCCCAACGCCCGAAGTAA
- a CDS encoding NmrA family NAD(P)-binding protein, whose product MFVVTGVTGRTGAVAAQALIDAGVAVRVVVRDRAKAARWAEQGAEVAVADLADSAALTRAFAGACGTYLVKPPNYALENLFEHADVTARAVAEAVRAAGLPKLVLLSSVGADRPSGTGVIATNRTAEQRLAELGIPVVFLRAAYFMENWARVVEPVRTQGILPSLLVPVERAIPMVATEDIGRVAADLLREDWTGIRKIGLEGPAAYSPADIAAIFARALDRPVRPMALAPSEWAGVLAMNPFSSAAINGFIELNHGLNSGHIDFGSDDAVERRQGRVPFEQVAEELLRA is encoded by the coding sequence ATGTTTGTTGTCACGGGTGTCACCGGCCGCACGGGCGCCGTTGCGGCCCAGGCCCTGATCGATGCGGGCGTCGCGGTGCGCGTGGTCGTGCGCGATCGCGCGAAGGCGGCGCGCTGGGCTGAACAGGGCGCGGAAGTGGCCGTTGCCGATCTGGCCGATTCCGCTGCATTGACGCGTGCCTTTGCCGGTGCGTGCGGTACGTATCTGGTCAAGCCGCCCAACTATGCGCTGGAGAACCTGTTCGAACACGCGGACGTGACGGCGCGCGCCGTTGCCGAAGCGGTACGCGCGGCGGGCTTGCCGAAACTCGTGCTGCTGTCGTCGGTCGGTGCGGACCGGCCGAGCGGCACCGGCGTGATCGCGACCAACCGCACGGCCGAGCAACGACTGGCCGAGCTGGGCATTCCGGTCGTGTTCCTGCGCGCGGCGTACTTCATGGAGAACTGGGCGCGCGTCGTCGAGCCGGTGCGTACGCAGGGCATCCTGCCGAGCCTGCTCGTGCCGGTGGAGCGCGCCATTCCGATGGTCGCAACCGAGGACATCGGCCGGGTCGCGGCGGATTTGCTGCGTGAAGACTGGACAGGCATCCGCAAGATCGGCCTGGAAGGGCCGGCTGCCTATTCGCCTGCCGACATCGCGGCGATCTTTGCGCGCGCGCTCGATCGACCGGTGAGGCCCATGGCGCTCGCGCCTTCGGAGTGGGCTGGCGTACTCGCGATGAATCCGTTCTCCAGTGCGGCGATCAACGGATTCATCGAACTGAATCACGGGCTGAACAGCGGGCACATCGATTTCGGGAGTGACGATGCCGTCGAGCGTCGACAAGGGCGGGTGCCGTTCGAACAGGTCGCCGAGGAGCTCCTGCGGGCCTGA
- a CDS encoding SDR family oxidoreductase, whose amino-acid sequence MSVSKKFAAVTGAGSGIGRAAAIALAQAGFTVALLGRTEASLRETQDAIRTAGGDAHAFPADVTDEASVDHAFAQIAQQFGRLDVLFNNAGRNAPPVSLDEYEFDVWNSVVATNLTGVFLCARAAWRLMKAQSPQGGRIINNGSISAHAPRPDTIAYTATKHAVTGITRSLALDGRRYNIACGQIDIGNAATSLTERMTQGVPQADGSLAPEARMDVTHVANAIVQMANLPLDTNILNMTIMATAMPFVGRG is encoded by the coding sequence ATGTCTGTCTCGAAGAAATTCGCAGCCGTCACGGGCGCCGGCTCCGGCATCGGTCGCGCAGCGGCCATCGCGCTCGCCCAGGCGGGATTCACCGTCGCACTGCTCGGACGCACCGAAGCCTCGTTGCGCGAGACGCAGGATGCGATCCGCACCGCCGGGGGCGACGCACACGCGTTTCCGGCGGACGTCACCGACGAAGCATCGGTCGACCACGCGTTCGCGCAGATCGCGCAGCAGTTCGGCCGGCTCGACGTGCTGTTCAACAACGCCGGCCGCAACGCGCCGCCGGTTTCCCTCGACGAATACGAATTCGACGTGTGGAACAGCGTCGTCGCGACGAACCTGACCGGCGTCTTCCTGTGTGCGCGAGCCGCGTGGCGCCTGATGAAAGCGCAATCGCCGCAGGGCGGCAGGATCATCAACAACGGCTCGATCTCGGCCCATGCGCCGCGCCCCGATACGATCGCGTACACGGCCACCAAGCATGCGGTGACCGGGATCACCCGGTCGCTGGCCCTCGACGGCCGCCGGTACAACATCGCGTGCGGCCAGATCGACATCGGCAACGCGGCGACATCGCTCACGGAACGGATGACGCAAGGCGTCCCGCAGGCCGACGGCAGCCTCGCGCCCGAGGCGCGCATGGACGTCACGCATGTCGCGAACGCGATCGTCCAGATGGCGAACCTGCCGCTCGACACGAACATCCTGAACATGACGATCATGGCGACCGCGATGCCGTTCGTCGGCCGAGGCTGA
- a CDS encoding GMC family oxidoreductase — translation MREEKQFDFIVAGGGAAGCVMAARLSEDPSISVLLLEAGSVFHPDAAPAAVSQGFTVGGTAEILWDDSASHVDGQPVEIRARVLGGGSSINAGVFVRALPTDLQHWVDRGLENWSYDDVLPYFRKIESDDHGDASLHGRNGPVPVRRWDGKELSPSHAAFIEAAKAQGFPEVDDFNGKAHFGVGRYPMNITREGIRFGAALAYLTDEVWKRPNLTVRGGVLIDVVTFSGQVATGVRLADGEEIAAENVVLTAGTIGSAAVLLRSGIGPADELGALGIDTVADLPVGQSYMQQPASGVVFSTTAKKMGATVPPISALLFARSGRRTEGAPDLHIIPSHITMLEAMSSDGGGMVFSMSLAVATPEDDSRGRLTLVSRDPKTPPRIETGILANGKDLEKLADAVETARRIASTEPFSQYLDAEISPGPNVKTRDDIRAFLREHVQTYLHMTSTAPMGSADDPRAVVDDGGRVRGVSGLYVGDASIMPRVPSVATNPTVLAVAEVVADRIKASRVVR, via the coding sequence ATGCGTGAAGAAAAGCAATTCGACTTCATCGTGGCCGGCGGTGGGGCCGCGGGCTGCGTCATGGCCGCACGGCTCAGTGAAGATCCGTCGATATCGGTTCTGCTGCTGGAAGCCGGTTCCGTTTTTCACCCGGACGCAGCTCCCGCTGCTGTCAGCCAGGGATTCACGGTCGGCGGGACCGCGGAGATCCTCTGGGACGACAGCGCATCGCATGTCGACGGGCAGCCGGTCGAGATTCGCGCGCGTGTCCTCGGCGGCGGGTCGTCGATCAACGCCGGCGTCTTTGTGCGTGCCCTCCCCACGGATCTCCAGCACTGGGTCGACAGGGGACTCGAGAACTGGTCCTATGACGATGTTCTGCCCTATTTCCGGAAGATCGAATCCGACGACCATGGCGACGCATCCCTCCATGGGCGCAATGGTCCGGTTCCGGTACGACGGTGGGATGGGAAGGAACTGAGCCCGTCGCATGCGGCATTCATCGAGGCGGCGAAGGCCCAAGGCTTTCCGGAGGTGGATGACTTCAACGGTAAGGCACACTTCGGCGTCGGCCGCTACCCGATGAATATCACCCGGGAAGGGATCCGGTTCGGTGCGGCACTCGCGTATCTGACCGACGAGGTGTGGAAGCGCCCGAATCTCACCGTTCGTGGCGGTGTCCTGATCGATGTCGTTACGTTCTCGGGGCAAGTCGCGACAGGAGTAAGGCTTGCAGACGGGGAAGAGATCGCGGCCGAGAATGTTGTCTTGACGGCCGGGACGATCGGGTCGGCCGCCGTGCTGTTGCGTTCCGGAATCGGCCCGGCGGACGAATTGGGCGCCCTTGGCATCGACACGGTCGCCGATTTGCCGGTAGGGCAAAGCTATATGCAACAGCCGGCCAGTGGCGTAGTTTTCTCCACTACAGCCAAGAAAATGGGCGCCACCGTGCCGCCGATCTCCGCGCTCCTGTTCGCCCGAAGCGGGAGGCGAACCGAAGGCGCTCCCGATCTGCACATCATCCCGAGTCACATCACGATGCTGGAGGCAATGTCGTCGGACGGCGGCGGCATGGTCTTTTCCATGAGCCTCGCGGTCGCGACGCCCGAGGACGATTCCCGGGGGCGACTCACACTGGTCTCGCGTGATCCCAAGACGCCTCCTCGGATCGAGACAGGTATTCTCGCGAACGGCAAGGACCTTGAAAAGCTTGCGGATGCGGTGGAAACGGCGCGGCGCATCGCGTCGACGGAGCCCTTTTCGCAGTATCTGGATGCCGAGATTTCGCCCGGGCCCAACGTGAAAACCCGTGACGACATCAGGGCATTTCTCCGCGAACACGTGCAGACGTACTTGCACATGACGTCGACCGCTCCGATGGGGAGTGCGGATGATCCTCGGGCAGTGGTCGACGACGGTGGTCGGGTTCGGGGTGTCAGTGGCTTATATGTCGGGGATGCTTCCATCATGCCTCGTGTGCCGTCGGTCGCAACCAATCCGACGGTACTGGCGGTCGCGGAGGTCGTGGCGGATCGCATCAAGGCCTCGCGTGTGGTGCGCTGA
- a CDS encoding TetR/AcrR family transcriptional regulator: MNMSSLPPRLSREESRQQTRAHLLAAAKRLFVDRGFAGTSLRDIAAEAGYTQGAFYSNFASKEELFVELMRERSTTQVADIARALSDPSASGEDILNALDVWSRTVDAEPEWSVLGVEFKLQGRRNPAFAIASQALLDAHRDGLAYCIEQIFARLKKVPPEPPAVLAISFMGLSQGLALQQSILSEVPIGHMIMVFLRSLLATAEPVR; the protein is encoded by the coding sequence ATGAACATGTCCTCCCTTCCCCCGCGGCTGAGCCGCGAAGAAAGCCGACAGCAGACCCGCGCCCATTTGCTCGCCGCGGCGAAACGGCTGTTCGTCGATCGCGGGTTCGCCGGCACGTCGCTCAGGGATATCGCGGCCGAGGCCGGTTATACGCAGGGCGCGTTCTATTCGAATTTCGCGAGCAAGGAGGAACTGTTCGTCGAACTGATGCGGGAGCGTTCGACGACGCAGGTGGCCGACATCGCGCGGGCGCTGAGCGACCCGTCCGCGTCCGGGGAGGACATCCTGAATGCGCTGGATGTCTGGTCGCGGACCGTCGATGCCGAGCCCGAGTGGTCGGTGCTGGGCGTCGAATTCAAGCTTCAGGGGCGGCGCAACCCCGCTTTCGCCATCGCGTCGCAGGCATTGCTGGACGCCCATCGCGATGGCCTCGCCTATTGCATCGAGCAGATTTTCGCGCGGCTGAAGAAAGTGCCGCCCGAACCGCCGGCCGTCCTGGCCATTTCGTTCATGGGGCTCTCGCAAGGCCTGGCGCTGCAGCAGTCGATCCTGTCCGAGGTGCCGATCGGGCACATGATCATGGTGTTCCTGCGTAGCCTCCTGGCCACGGCCGAGCCCGTGCGTTGA
- a CDS encoding LysR family transcriptional regulator: MSSMHEVDLRAVDLNLLKLLDALLKERSVTRAGVRLGLTQPAASRALGRLRTLLDDRVVVRTPKGLEFTPRAASLALRVSRVLAEAASIVAPAEFDPATARGEFSIASLDHMALTLIPDVNARLEQRAPGMDLVVPPSRGNNVERVADGTAGIALGAFDDDTLPAGIYRRKLYDDSLVCIVRNGHPVLSSRLTPKRFAALSHVLVTIGGRGGEQVDAALARQGLQRRIAMRLPHFLVAPMVVAKSDMTVVLPRRLAQHVAQSMPVTLAELPVDVPPFALTMIWHERTHDDPAYGWLRAQIAEIAQEMAP, encoded by the coding sequence ATGTCCAGCATGCACGAAGTGGATTTGCGCGCCGTCGATCTCAACCTGCTCAAGCTGCTCGACGCATTGCTCAAGGAACGCAGCGTCACGCGCGCCGGCGTGCGGCTCGGCCTGACGCAACCGGCGGCAAGCCGCGCGCTGGGCCGGCTGCGCACGCTGCTCGACGATCGTGTCGTCGTGCGCACGCCGAAGGGGCTGGAGTTCACGCCGCGCGCGGCGTCGCTCGCGCTGCGCGTGTCGCGCGTGCTGGCGGAAGCGGCCAGCATCGTCGCGCCTGCGGAATTCGATCCGGCCACCGCCCGCGGAGAGTTCTCGATCGCGAGCCTCGATCACATGGCACTGACGCTGATACCTGACGTGAATGCGCGGCTGGAGCAGCGCGCGCCAGGCATGGATCTCGTCGTGCCGCCGTCACGCGGCAACAACGTCGAACGCGTGGCGGACGGCACGGCCGGTATCGCGCTCGGCGCGTTCGACGACGATACGCTGCCCGCCGGCATCTATCGTCGCAAGCTCTACGACGACAGCCTGGTCTGCATCGTGCGCAACGGGCATCCGGTGTTGTCGTCGCGGCTGACGCCGAAGCGTTTCGCGGCGCTGTCGCACGTGCTGGTGACGATCGGCGGCCGCGGTGGCGAGCAGGTCGACGCGGCGCTCGCGCGGCAAGGGCTGCAGCGACGCATCGCGATGCGGTTGCCGCATTTTCTGGTAGCGCCGATGGTGGTCGCGAAAAGCGACATGACCGTGGTGCTGCCGCGCCGTCTCGCGCAACACGTCGCGCAGTCGATGCCGGTCACGCTCGCCGAACTGCCCGTCGACGTGCCGCCGTTTGCGTTGACGATGATCTGGCACGAGCGCACGCACGACGATCCGGCGTACGGGTGGCTGCGCGCGCAGATCGCGGAAATTGCGCAGGAGATGGCGCCGTAG
- a CDS encoding H-NS family nucleoid-associated regulatory protein: MKKMSASKTYAQLVVELAELDEEIERARARERVDAIAAVHSLMDTYAIKHRDLVGRNGSRGSYVVKVLPARYRDPASGKEWSGRGNAPLWIRGKDRRQFVIARPPSTGKKTRAG; this comes from the coding sequence ATGAAGAAGATGAGCGCGAGCAAGACCTATGCACAGCTCGTAGTCGAGCTGGCCGAACTGGACGAGGAAATCGAGCGAGCACGCGCGCGCGAACGCGTCGATGCGATCGCGGCGGTTCACTCGTTGATGGACACCTATGCGATCAAGCATCGCGACCTGGTCGGCCGCAACGGCAGCCGGGGTTCGTACGTCGTGAAAGTGTTGCCGGCGCGCTATCGCGACCCGGCGAGCGGAAAGGAGTGGAGCGGGCGCGGCAATGCGCCGCTCTGGATCAGGGGCAAGGATCGTCGTCAGTTCGTCATCGCCAGGCCGCCGTCCACCGGCAAGAAAACCCGGGCCGGCTGA